In Papaver somniferum cultivar HN1 unplaced genomic scaffold, ASM357369v1 unplaced-scaffold_135, whole genome shotgun sequence, one DNA window encodes the following:
- the LOC113333876 gene encoding uncharacterized protein LOC113333876: protein MTIILDMSKAFDRIEWDFLDAILKKLGFHDDWCKMVYECVSIVYASVLLNGTPGEGIKVTRDSPAISHLFFVDDCLIFTKANNVNAKQIESIAFNPKLDNSIKVNISELLNIKKLAIDDKYLGVPLLIQRNRTETFSHLEEKFHGRLAIWKGKHINQPTRTIMTQSVLDSLASHHLEVFPMPKKLTDRLDSIQMNFWWNKSKKRRGSFIWKGICMGLEIIREHCCWEIGDGKSVSIWDDKWIPDLGHKVKSPRLESQRLTKHVQGKDASCPLCKSAPETLDHLFINCPVTREVWFALESNFTGTILWNICKAICSTVFDNIELQVNKLVSHIQKELNDWNEHLSQQAAQHVHLTIHRVEVRWTLPRTWFS from the exons ATGACAATTATACTTGATatgtcaaaagcatttgacagAATCGAGTGGGATTTTTTGGATGCAATTCTTAAAAAGCTAGGTTTTCATGATGATTGGTGCAAGATGGTTTATGAATGTGTTTCTATTGTATATGCTTCTGTCTTGCTGAATGGCACACCAGGTGAG GGTATTAAAGTGACTAGAGACAGTCCGGCAATAAGTCATCTGTTTTTTGTTGATGACTGTCTTATTTTCACAAAAGCAAACAATGTTAATGCTAAACAAATAGAAA GTATTGCTTTTAACCCAAAACTAGATAATTCTATTAAGGTTAACATTTCTGAATTGTTAAATATTAAGAAACTTGCTATTGATGATAAGTACTTAGGAGTGCCTCTCCTTATACAGAGAAATAGAACTGAGACTTTCAGTCATTTAGAGGAAAAATTTCATGGTAGGCTAGCTATTTGGAAGGGTAAGCATATAAATCAACCAACTAGAACTATTATGACACAATCAGTTTTAGATTCCTTAGCCTCTCATCATTTGGAAGTTTTTCCTATGCCTAAGAAATTGACAGATAGGCTTGATAGTATACAGATGAATTTCTGGTGGAACAAGAGTAAGAAAAGAAGG GGTTCTTTTATTTGGAAAGGAATTTGTATGGGTCTTGAAATTATAAGAGAACATTGTTGTTGGGAAATAGGCGATGGAAAAAGTGTCTCAATATGGGATGATAAATGGATACCTGACTTGGGTCACAAA GTAAAATCACCAAGATTAGAATCCCAAAG GCTAACTAAGCATGTACAGGGTAAAGATGCTTCTTGTCCCTTATGCAAATCTGCACCTGAGACCTTAGACCATCTATTTATAAATTGTCCTGTAACCAGAGAAGTGTGGTTTGCTTTAGAGAGTAATTTTACAG GTACAATTCTATGGAATATCTGTAAAGCCATATGTTCTACTGTTTTTGATAATATTGAGTTGCAGGTTAACAAATTAGTGAGCCATATTCAGAAGGAacttaatgattggaatgagcaTCTAAGTCAACAGGCTGCTCAGCATGTCCATTTGACTATACATAGAGTAGAAGTTAGATGGACATTACCTAGAACTTGGTTTTcataa